TCGGCACGGCCGACCGTGTCGGCGGTTGCAAACTTGGGAGACATGCCACCAACGTAGCCGGAGCCGGCCTTACATCTGCGCCCAGACGATTTTGGTCTGCAGGTAGCCCTCGATGCCGGCTTTGCCGGACTCGTGACCCCAGCCCGACTGCTTGTAACCGCCGAACGGCATCGAATGGTCGTACGGGAAGGCGCAATTGAGCCCGACGGTCCCGGCCTTGAGCCGCTTGGCAAGTCTGTGCGAGCGACCCAGTTCCTTGGTCCACACGGTGGCGGCGAGCCCGTAGGTGCTGTTGTTGGCCAGCGCGACGGCCTCGTCCTCGTCGTCAAATGCGACGATCGTGACGACTGGGCCGAAGATCTCCTCTTGGAACAGCCGGCTGGTGTCCGGGTCGAGGTTGGTGACGACGGTCGGGTGCACGAAGTAGCCCTTGCGGTCGATGCGGTGACCGCCGGTGACGATCTCGGCGCCGTCGGCGCGGCCTTGGTCGAGGTAACCCAGCACACGGGTGAGCTGTTTCTGGCTGATCAGCGGGCCGCTCATCACCCCTTCCTCGTCGGGGGCGCCCATCTTCATGGCGTTGGCCACCACCGTCATGCCCTCGACGACCTGGTCATAGACCCCGCGCTGCACCAGGATTCGTGATCCGCACACACACGCCTGCCCCGAATGGACGAAGGTGCCGAAGGCCGACATCGGGATCGCCTTCTTCAGCTTGGCGTCGTCGAAGATCAGCACCGGCGACTTACCGCCGAGTTCGAGCGTGACCTTGTTGAGGTTGCTGTCGGCGGCGGCGTGCACGATCGCCCGGCCGACCTCCGTCGACCCGGTGAACGCGACCTTCTCGACGTCGGGATGCGCGGTGATCGCCGCGCCAACCGTGTGCCCGTAACCGTTGACCAGGTTCGCCACCCCATCGGGAACGCCCGCCTCGGCCAGCAGACGCATCAAGACGTGCGCCGAAAGTGGGGTCTCCTCAGCGGGTTTCACGACCGAGTTGCACCCCGCCGCCAGCGCGGGCGCCAGCTTGGCGCAGAAGTTGAAGACCGGCCCGTTCCACGGGAAGATCAGGCCGACCACGTCGTAGGGTTCGCGCACGGTGTAGGCGTGCATGTGCGAGTCGACACCGGTCAGTCCGCCGGTACTGACGTCGCGCGCGATGCCGTCGATCTTCGTGCACCAGCCGGCGTAGTAGCGGAACCATTCGGCACCGATCTGCACCTGCATCCTGGCCTGTGCGGGATACATTCCGCCATTGAGCATTTCGAGATCGGCGAGCAGATCGGCGTTTTCGTCTATCAGGTCGGCGACCCGCCAGAGGATCCTGGCGCGCTCGTAATCGGGCTTGCCCGACCAGATTCGGGACTCGGCGCTGGCCTTCGCGCGCGCCACCGCGGCGTCGACGGCGTCGACCCCGCAGTCGGTGAATTCGGAGATCTGCTCCTCGGCGGACGGGTTGAACACCGGGATGACGTCGCCGCTCCCGGGCTGTTCGCGGACCTCGTCGAGCACTGCCTGCACGGTTGCCATGGGTCGTCCCTCCCGCGTCGTTGCGAGCCAGCGGTTCGGCATCTACGAAAATAGAGTGCCGCCTTGCGCCGTACGTTATGCGCCGCACCGCGGGAAGTCCAGGGTGCTAAGACGTGGTGGTCAGCGCCTGTGCCGCGGGGCCGAACATCGTCTGCTTGATGGCGCCCAGGGTGCCCTGGTCTTTGCCGTTGAGCGGGCGCAGCAGGTCGACGGCCGCCTGGGCCACCGCGCCCTCGCCGGCGACGGCGTCGACGATGCCGAAGCGGAGGGCGTCCTCGCCGCCGAAGCGCCGGCCGGTGGTCATCGACGCGACCGCCGCCTGCGGGGTGAGCTTGGCCTGGATCAGCGCGGCCATGCCCGGCGTGAAGGGGATGCGGATGTCGACTTCGGGGAAGCAGAAAAAGCCGCGGTCCGAGCGCATTACGCGGAAGTCGTGTGCGACCGCCAGCATTGCTCCCGCACCGAACGCATGGCCGACGACGGCGGCCGCGGTGGGGATGGGCAGGGTGAGGAACCGAGCCAGCATGCCCTGTACCCGGCCGACGTACCACGTGGTCTGGTCGCCGTGCGCGGTCAGCCAGTCCAGATCCAGGCCGTTGGAGTAGAACTTGGCGCCGCCGGTGGTGACCAACCCCTGTGCGCCAGAGCCGACCACCTCGTCGAGGAGTCCGTCGATCGCGTCGAGAAACTCTGGGGAGAAACGGTTTTCGTCGTCTCCCAGGTCCAGAACGGCGATCTTGTCTTCATGGCTCAGGCTGAGTCCCATGATCAGCTCCCTTTCTTCAGCGGCGGTGGTCCCACGTCGAGGACCGCGTGGACGGCCGCCCGCAGTTGTTCGCGGGCGGTTGGATTGTGTAACCGGTTGCGGCGCAACACGATGGCGGTGGGTAGGTCGACGATGCAGGTGGTGATCGTGTCGACGGCCGGTGCGTCTTTGCGGGCCCACAGCGCGACCGCCAGCCGGATCATCAGGCCGATCAGCAGCCGGTGGGCATCGCGCAGTTCCGCGGCCAGGTCGTCGGGCAGGTCCGAGTCCATCAACTCCTCTCGGGAGACCGCCCACAGCACCGTCGAGGATTCCGGACGGCGCTCGGCGAACACGACGGGCGCATCGGCGGCCGCGACCACGGCGGCCTGCGGCCCCTCGTCCGCCATGGCCCGATCCACCAGAGCGTTCTGCACGTCGAAGAACCGCCGCGCGGCCCGCAGCCATGCGCGTCCCATCAGGCCCGCCCGCGACTGAAACGTGTGGTAGAGCGCACCGTTGGAGACGCCGACGGCCGAGCCGACCGCGCGGATGGTCACCGCACCGGGACCCGACGCGGCGACCAACGACTCGACGGCGTCGAGCACGCGGTCAGGTTCGTGGAGGCGGGGGCGGGGCACCCCGGAACAATAACAGAGCGTCCGCTCTATTACTCCTGGGCCAGCTCCGGGAGGTCCGCGGCGGGCGCACCGAGTTCGGCGGCCGCCGCACGGACGTGGTTGCGGACCAGGAACCAGCCGACGGTCAGCGCCGGCCCGGCGAGGACCAGCGCAACGATGATCCAGCGGCCGTATTCGGCCTGGCACGCCATCAGGACCACCACGCCCGCCAGGAATGCGAGCGTCAGGTAGCCGCTGTACGGCGCGAGCGGCATCTGGAATGACGGCCGAGTTGTGCTGCCCGCCTTCGCCATCCGGTACAGCCGTAGCTGGCACGCCACGATGGTCGCCCAGGCCGCCAGCACGCCGAGCGCGGCGATATTCAGCACGATCTCGAAGGCCTCGCTGGGCTTGATCGCGTTGAGAACGACACCGAGCAGGCCGATCGTGCAGGTCAACAGGATCCCGCCGTAGGGGACGCCGTTCTTCGACATCCGCGCGGTGAACTTCGGTGCGCTGCCGTTGACGGCCATCGACCGCAGGATCCGGCCGGTCGAGTACAGCCCGGCGTTCAGGCTGGAGAACGCGGCGGTCAGCACGACGACGTTCATCAGACTGCCCGCACCGCCGAATCCCACATGCGAGAAGAACGTCACGAACGGACTCTGGTTGCGCTTGTAGTCCGTGTACGGCAGCAGCAGTGCCAGCAGGGCCACGGACCCGACGTAGAAAACCGCGATCCGGAAGACGACCGAGTTGATCGCCCGCGGCATGATCTTTTCCGGCTCTGCCGTCTCGCCGGCCGCGGTTCCCACCAATTCGACTGCGGCGTAAGCGAATACCACCCCCGAAGTGACCAGGACGACGGGCAGCAGGCCGGTCGGGAAGAAGCCGCCATGGTGGGCCCACAGGCTGGGTCCGGTGGTGTGGCCGTCGACCTTGAAGCGTCCGACGAGGAAGATGGTGCCGATCACCAGGAACGTCGTCAGCGCGACCACCTTGATCAACGCGGCCCAGAACTCCAGTTCCCCAAAGGCTTTCACCGAGATCATGTTGATCGAGACGACGACGATCAGTGCGAGCAGCGCGATGGTCCACTGCGGGATCGCACGCAGTGGCGTCCAGTAGTGGAAGTAGTTCGCGATCGCGGTGGAGTCGACGATGCTCGCCATCGCCCAGTTCAGGAAGTACATCCAGCCCGCGACGAAAGCTGCCTTCTCGCCGAAAAACTCGCGGGCGTAGGACACGAAGGAGCCCGCCGACGGACGGCGCAGGACGAGTTCGCCGAGCGCGCGCAGGATCAGGAAGACGAAGCCGCCGCAGATTCCGTAGACCAGGAACAGGCCCGGCCCGGCCGAGGCCAGCCGGCCGCCGGCCCCGAGAAACAGGCCGGTTCCGATGGCCCCGCCGATGGCGATCATCTGAATCTGGCGCGGCCGCAGGTCATGGTGGTAGCCGGCGTCTTCACGGGCGAACGCGGCATTTCCATCTGCGGCGGGTCCGGGCGTGCTGGGCGGCGGAGGCATGGACTTCCTATCGTCGTGGGGCAACACTGCGGCGCCGGGCACGACCGCTTAGGGGCTGATTGGCGAAACTATCCCACGCTGTGATGGCGGCCTCAACCGTTGGGGAACAAACTCTCGGGGTCCGGCATCACGAGTCCCGGACCGGGCGCGGCGAGCAGTTCGTCATCGGCGCCGTGCCCCGGCGACCGCAAATCACGATGCCCGTCTGAGGCTGGATACGCGCTGGTGAGAATTTCTCCCGGACGCCGGGAACAAACTCTGGAGGCGGCCCGTTGAGCCCTAAGACAAACCTGAGTGACATAGGCTCAACCTTGGCTTGACAGCGACTTGCCGTTCGAGGCAATCTTGAGCGCGGTTCACTCAGCAGCGTAGTGCATACGTAGCTCGAATATCAGGGAGGAATCACTATGGCTCGTGCGGTCGGTATCGACCTCGGGACCACCAACTCCGTCGTCGCAGTACTCGAGGGTGGCGACCCGGTCGTCGTCGCAAACTCCGAGGGTGCGCGCACGACTCCGTCCGTCGTCGCGTTCGCGCGCAATGGCGAAGTACTGGTCGGCCAGCCCGCCAAAAACCAGGCGGTGACCAACGTCGATCGCACCATTCGCTCGGTCAAACGCCACATCGGCACCGACTGGTCGGTGGAGATCGACGGAAAGAACTACACGGCACAGGAGATCAGTGCTCGTGTTCTGCAGAAGCTGAAGCGCGATGCAGAAAGCTACCTCGGCGAGGACATCGCGGACGCCGTGATCACCGTGCCCGCCTACTTCAACGACGCTCAGCGTCAGGCGACCAAGGAGGCCGGCCAGATCGCCGGCCTGAACGTGCTCCGGATCGTCAACGAGCCGACCGCGGCCGCTCTGGCCTACGGCCTGGACAAAGGCGAGAACGAGCAGACGATCCTGGTCTTCGACCTCGGTGGTGGCACGTTCGACGTGTCCCTGCTGGAGATCGGCGACGGGGTCGTCGAGGTCCGCGCGACCTCCGGTGACAACCACCTCGGTGGCGACGACTGGGATCAGCGCGTCGTCGACTGGTTGGTCGAGAAGTTCAAGGGCACCAGCGGCATCGACCTGACCAAGGACAAGATGGCGATGCAGCGGCTGCGTGAAGCGGCCGAGAAGGCGAAGATCGAGCTCTCGAGTTCGCAGAGCACCTCGATCAACTTGCCCTACATCACCGTCGACGCGGACAAGAACCCGCTGTTCCTCGACGAGCAGCTGACCCGCGCCGAATTCCAGAAGATCACCCAGGACCTGCTCGACCGCACGCGGCAGCCGTTCCAGTCGGTGATCAAGGACGCCGGTATCGCGGTCTCCGACATCGATCACGTGGTGCTGGTGGGTGGTTCGACCCGGATGCCGGCGGTGTCGGATCTGGTCAAGGAGTTGACCGGCGGCAAGGAACCCAACAAGGGCGTCAACCCCGACGAGGTCGTTGCCGCGGGTGCCGCTTTGCAGGCCGGCGTGCTCAAGGGCGAGGTGAAAGACGTTCTGCTGCTTGATGTCACACCGCTGAGTCTCGGTATCGAGACCAAGGGTGGCGTGATGACCAAGCTGATCGAGCGCAACACCACGATCCCGACCAAGCGCTCGGAGACCTTCACCACGGCCGACGACAATCAGCCGTCGGTGCAGATCCAGGTCTTCCAGGGTGAGCGTGAGATCGCGGCGCACAACAAGCTGCTCGGCTCGTTCGAGTTGACCGGCCTGCCGCCGGCTCCGCGCGGCGTGCCGCAGGTCGAGGTCACCTTCGACATCGACGCCAACGGCATCGTGCACGTCACGGCCAAGGACAAGGGCACCGGCAAGGAGAACACGATCAAGATCCAGGAGGGCTCCGGCCTGTCCCAGGAGGAGATCGACCGGATGATCAAGGACGCCGAGGCGCACGCGGACGAAGACCGCAAGCGTCGCGAAGAGGCGGACGTGCGCAACCAGGCCGAGACGCTGGTCTACCAGACGGAGAAGTTCGTCACCGAACAACGCGGTGCCGAAGGTGGTTCCAAGGTTCCCGAGGACACGCTGAACAAGGTGGACGCCGCGGTGGCCGAAGCCAAGACGGCGTTGGAGGGCACCGACATCGGCGCGATCAAGACCGCGATGGAGAAGCTGGGTCAGGAGTCGCAGGCTCTTGGCCAGGCCATCTACGAGGCCACCCAAGCCGAGCAAGCTGCCGGCGGTGGGGAGCCCGGCGCGGGCGGTGCCGATGACGTTGTCGACGCGGAGGTGGTTGACGACGAGCGGGAGGGCCAGTGAGCGAGGGCAATCCCGAAGAAGAGCCGGTAACCGTCACCGACAAGCGGCGGATCGACCCCGAGACCGGCGAGGTACGTCACTTCGGTTCCGGTGCTGCCCCTTCGGGGGCGGCGCCGGCCGGTGACGGCTCGACCGGCGACGAGAAGGTCGCCGAGTTGACCGCCGATCTGCAACGGGTCCAGGCCGACTACGCGAACTACCGCAAGCGGGCGTTGCGCGACCAGGAGGCCACCGGCGAGCGTGCGAAAGCCGCTGTGGTGAGCCAATTGCTGGGCGTGCTCGACGATCTCGAGCGGGCGCGCAGTCACGGCGATCTGGAGTCGGGGCCGATGAAGTCGGTGGCCGACAAGCTGATCGGTGCGCTGACCGGCCTCGGGCTGACGGCCTTCGGCGCCGAGGGCGACGACTTCGACCCGGCGCTGCACGAAGCCGTTCAGCACGAAGGCGATGGCGGCGAGGGCTCCAAGCCGGTGATCGGCAACGTGATGCGACAGGGTTACACGCTCGGCGAGCAGGTGCTGCGGCACGCGCTCGTCGGGGTGGTCGACACCGTCGCCGGGGACCCGTCAGCCGATAACGACGCGAACGAGGGTGAGCAACACGCAAAATCAGAACCGTCGGAGTGACGGCGGTACAACTCAGGGAAGGTGTGAGGGGGTGACGCAGCATGGCCCAACGCGAGTGGGTCGAAAAGGACTTCTACAAGGAGCTGGGCGTCTCCTCTGACGCCAGCGCCAAAGAGATCAAGACGGCGTACCGCAAGCTGGCCTCGGACCTCCATCCGGACAAGAACCCGGATGGGGCCGAGCGCTTCAAAGCGGTGTCCGAGGCGTACAGCGTCTTGTCCGACGACGCCAAGCGCAAGGAGTACGACGAGACCCGACGACTGTTCGCCGGCGGTGGTTTCGGTCGCCGCTTCAACGGCGGTGGCGGTGGCGGAGGCGATTTCACCGGTGGCTTCGGCGGCGACGGCGCTGAGTTCAACCTCAACGACCTGTTCGATGCGGCCGGCCGCAGTGGCGGCAACAACATCGGTGATTTGTTCGGTGGTCTGTTCGGTCGCGGTGCTCAGCCGCGGCCCAGCCGGCCCCGGCGCGGCAACGACCTGGAGACCGAAACCGAACTCGACTTCCTGGAGGCCACCAAGGGCGTGGCCATGCCGCTGCGGCTGACCAGTCCGGCGCCGTGCACCAACTGCCACGGCAGCGGCGCCCGGCCGGGTACCAGCCCGAAGGTCTGCTCGACGTGCAACGGCTCGGGCGTAATCAATCGCAACCAAGGCGCTTTCGGCTTTTCCGAGCCGTGCACCGACTGCCGCGGTACGGGGTCGATCATCGAGAACCCCTGCGACGAGTGCAAGGGAACCGGGGTCACCACCCGCACCCGGACCATCAACGTCCGCATCCCACCGGGCGTGGAGGACGGCCAGCGGATCCGCCTTGCCGGGCAGGGCGAGGCCGGCCTGCGGGGAGCCCCGTCGGGCGACCTGTATGTCACCGTGCACGTGCGGCCCGACAAGGTTTTCGCCCGTGACGGCGACGACCTGACGGTCACCGTACCGGTCAGCTTCAGCGAATTGGCTTTAGGAACAACGCTTTCCGTTCCTACTCTGGACGGCAAGGTCGGTGTCCGGGTGCCCAAGGGTACGACGGACGGCCGGATTCTGCGGGTCCGCGGCCGCGGTGTGCCCAAGCGGTCCGGCGGTCAGGGCGACCTGCTGGTCACCGTGAAAGTCGCTGTGCCGCCGAACCTGGAAGGTGCGGCCAAGGAGGCGCTCGAGGCCTACGCGGTCGCCGAGCGGTCCAGTGGCTTCGATCCTCGTGCCGAATGGGCGGGTAACCGCTGATGGCCAAGAAGGACGACGCGGCCCGGACGTTTCTGATCTCGGTCGCCGCCGAGCTGGCCGGTATGCATGCGCAGACGCTGCGCACCTACGACCGGCTCGGTCTGGTGAGTCCCAGCCGCAGTTCCGGTGGGGGACGGCGCTATTCGCAGCATGACGTGGACCTGCTCCGCGAGGTGCAACGGCTGTCCCAGGACGAGGGCGTCAATCTGGCTGGGATCAAAAGGATTATCGAGCTGACGAATCAGGTCGAGGCGCTGCAGTCGCGGCTGCAGGAGATGGCCGCCGAGATCGAGGTATTGTCGCGCAACCAGCGGCGCGACATCGCGGTCGTCCCGAAGAGCACCGCTGTGGTGGTCTGGAAGCCGCGCCGCTGAGTTCTTGCGCGAAACCGAAGCCAGGGCTGCGATTGTCCCGAATTCGCAGCCCTGGCTTCTGTTTCGGTGAGGCCTACACCCGAATCGAGAACTGCGCGACGCCCCAGTCGCCGGGCTGCGCGGAGCGGTAGCCGCCGGACCGCAGCGCGTCGGCGACCGCGGTCATCGGCTCGAAGCACACGACGTCCTCGCCGGGTGGCGCGAAGATCTGCGCTGCGGGGTAACCCTCTTCGAAGTGGACCTCGATGCGCCGGCCACCACCGGACACCGCGAACGCCGAGCCGTCGGCAACCTGGTCGTAACCATCATCAAAAGTCCTGTCGCCCAACGGTTCACTGATCGCCGGCTGGACAATCGCATCGCCGGTCGGCAGCCCCTTGTCGTCGAGCGTCAGGTGGCGCATCGCCGGGGTCTCGATCAGCCACTGATCGCGTGGCACGCCGGGCAGTTGCAGGTAGGGGTGGAAGCCGAAGCACAATGGAACGGCCTGTTCACCGGTCGGTGTCACCGAGACGCGTAGCCGCAGCGTCCGGTCGACGAGCGTGATGGTCAGCGACAGCCGGTGCGGAAAAGGAAAGCTGGCCAGCAATTCGTCGTCGGTGGTGAAGTCGACCCCGGCGGCGAGTTCGTGCTCGGACTCGTGGGTCACCCGCCAGTTGGAAAACGCAGCGAGGACGCCATGGATCGGTAGCCCGTTGGGATCGGTGCGCACCCCGTACTCGCCGTCGGTCAGTGTGACCGTCGTGCCCTCGGCTTCATAGGTGTTGGCGCCCAGCCGATTTGCCCATGGGTACAGGATTGGGATGCCCATTGTCTTCCCGTTGGCGACGTAGGCATCCAATCCGCGGCGCTGCCCGAGCAGTTCGACGCCGTCGTCGGTCAGCGAGATGCCGATCATGCCGGCCTCCGGCACGAATTGGGCCTCGACCGAGGATGACGGGTCGCTCAGCGTGACGATATGCACGTAACCGACACTATGCGAAGGCGGCTAGCGGGACAGCGGGTCGTGCTGAATGCGGTCGGGTGGCGCACCCTTGGCGATCAGCGCATCCCTGGTCGCGCGGACCATGTCCGGGCCGCCGCTGATCAGGATCTGCCGATCACCCCAGTTGCCGTAGCGGGTGACGACGTCCAGCAGCTTTCCGGTCTGGCGTACGTGCAGACCGCGCGGCGGCGTGACGTCGGGATAGTCGGCCGCCCACGCCGGGTCACCGGCGAACTCGGATACCGGTGTCACCGACAGCCACGGGTTGCTCGACGCGATCTGCCACAGCGTCGGCAGGTCGTAGAGCTCGCACGGGTAGCGGCCACCGAAGAACATGTGCACGCGCGGGTTCTCGCCCCAGCGCGCGAGGTCCATGACGAGCGCACGCAGCGGCGCGAGCCCGGTGCTGCCCGCCACCATCAGCACGTCCTCACCGTCGCGGTCGACCTGCAGGGCGCCGTGCGGACTGGACAACCGCCAGCGGTCGCCGGCCCGTGTCTCGTTGACGATCGCGTTGCTGACCAACCCGCCCGACACCGCCCGGACGTGGAACTCGACCGCGCCGGTATCATCCGGCGGGATGGCCGGTGTCAGGTACCGCCAGCGCCGCGGGCATTGCGGCACAGCAACATTCACGTATTGCCCGGCGTGGTACGGCATCGGGTTGTCCAGCTGCAGCCGGACCACGGCCAGGTCGCGGGAGACCCGGACCTGCTCGACGACGGTGCCGTCCCACCAGGCCGGGCCCTGCTCGGCGTCGGCGGCCCCGCTCATCACCCCGGCGAACAGGTTCAGCGACTGCTGGGCGGCGGTGTCGACGGCGTCGGTCCACGAGTCGGTGAGCGTCTCGCGCAGCGTTGCGTACAGCGCCTGTCCGAGTGTTTGGTAATGCTCGGCCACGACGCCGTACTTGCGATGGTCGCGGCCGAGTTGGGCGAGAAACGCGACCGGTTCCTCGGAGCGTTGGGCGATCAATTCGCCGTACAGCCATTTCAGCGCCTGCGCGAAGGCTGCCCGCTGGGCGCCCATGTCCGGCGGGAACAGGTCGCGCGGGGAGACGTCGAAGGCGAACCAGCGGGTATAGAACCGGCCGATGAGCCCGTTGCGGTCGTCCGGGTCGATCGCGGCGTGCAGCACCGCCAGCGCGTCCCGGTCGTTGAGGCTCACGGCCGCCGATCTTATGCCTGACCGGGCGGGACCTCAGCTGAGTGCGGTCACGCCGTGGTAGAGCACCATCCCGCCGATCAGGACGAGAACCGCGGCGAGCATGGCGGCGTTGTTGCGCTCCATCCACTCCTTGAGCCGCGCCATCGGATCGTCGAGGCGGTTGCCGGCGGCCGCGTAGGCGAGGACGGGGATTGCGACGGTCGACGCGGCGACCGCGATGTAGATCGCTCCCGTCACCAATTCGCCCGTGCGGCCGAGCTTTCCGCTGCCGATGGCCAGCCCGGCCAGCGCGCACATTGTCAGCACCTCGATTCGGACCACCGTCAGCACCGCACCGAAGACCGCGGCCCGCGGGGGCGTGAGCGTCTCGAACGATCGCATCCACTTCGGCGACTCGGAGTGGCCCCCGCGGTGCAGCCAGCGGTAGATGCCGAACGCGATCAGCGCCAGTCCCAGCACCACGCGCGTCCACGAGGCCCAGAGCGGCGGCTTGTCGTGCAGGCCGGTCAGGGCGTCAGACGACGCGATGAACCCGGCGGTCAACGCGATCAGGCCGACGAGCCAGCCGGCGAGGAACGCGAGACCGGTCGGCCGCGGCCGTGGCGTCTGCAGCACCAGCACCGCGGGGATCACCGACAACGGCGAGATCGACACCACGAGCGCCAGCGGAACCAGCGTGCTCAGCAGGGAAACCCAACTTGCGGTCACGCGCAGCATCTTCGCATCGAGCGGTCGATCGTGCGGGGCGAACCACCGCGTGACGACGAGTCCCAGCGGCACGCGCGGACCATGATGGGCAAGGGCTGGGTGCGCATCGCCGGCCAGCTCGGCGCGATGCTCGACGACTAGCGCTTTCGCTGGAGAGTCCAGGCCGGCACCCAGTGCGTCACGGTCTTGCGCTTGGACCCGTAGGCGATCGGATACGTCACCAACCCCCACCAGTCGCCCTGCTCGCAGATGCCCCAGCAGGTCAGCCGACCCTCGACGACCTTGTGCAGTTGCAGCCCGTTGGCCTGGTAGCGCCCGGTGCGGTGCGGCTCGCGGGGAAACAGCACGGTCAGGTCGATCAGCACGGTGACCGGCGGGCGCACCACCCGGAACGGATTGCGCAGCGGCTGCCCGTTGTATCCGATCGAGGCCAGGTCTCCCACTGTTC
The sequence above is a segment of the Candidatus Mycobacterium wuenschmannii genome. Coding sequences within it:
- a CDS encoding FAD-binding oxidoreductase → MSLNDRDALAVLHAAIDPDDRNGLIGRFYTRWFAFDVSPRDLFPPDMGAQRAAFAQALKWLYGELIAQRSEEPVAFLAQLGRDHRKYGVVAEHYQTLGQALYATLRETLTDSWTDAVDTAAQQSLNLFAGVMSGAADAEQGPAWWDGTVVEQVRVSRDLAVVRLQLDNPMPYHAGQYVNVAVPQCPRRWRYLTPAIPPDDTGAVEFHVRAVSGGLVSNAIVNETRAGDRWRLSSPHGALQVDRDGEDVLMVAGSTGLAPLRALVMDLARWGENPRVHMFFGGRYPCELYDLPTLWQIASSNPWLSVTPVSEFAGDPAWAADYPDVTPPRGLHVRQTGKLLDVVTRYGNWGDRQILISGGPDMVRATRDALIAKGAPPDRIQHDPLSR
- a CDS encoding GAP family protein; this encodes MTASWVSLLSTLVPLALVVSISPLSVIPAVLVLQTPRPRPTGLAFLAGWLVGLIALTAGFIASSDALTGLHDKPPLWASWTRVVLGLALIAFGIYRWLHRGGHSESPKWMRSFETLTPPRAAVFGAVLTVVRIEVLTMCALAGLAIGSGKLGRTGELVTGAIYIAVAASTVAIPVLAYAAAGNRLDDPMARLKEWMERNNAAMLAAVLVLIGGMVLYHGVTALS